GTCGGCGACGGGCTGATGATCCGGTCGATCCCGGTGGACTCGGTGCGCGCCGCGACTGCCGGCTTACACGAAGGCGAGACCGCGTTTATCCCCGTGCACTGGCAGGGCCAGCGTGAGCAGTTGGAAGATGAAGTCCGTACCTCGCTGGGCGCAGAAGCCGACCAGCCGCTGTTCCAGACCGAACTCGGCGACCGCGAGGGCGACATCGTCAAAGTCCGCATCCGTGGCCAAGCCGCGATGGACATGATGCGCGAGCAGCTGTTGATGGACCTGCCGCGATCGCAGGTGATGGCGACGGCACGGCCCGCGTCGATCGCCGTGGTTCGGCTGATCGAGATCCCGCGGCGTAAACGCAACCAAGACGGCACGGCCGGCGAGTGGGAAGGCGAGTATGTCGCCGAGCTGCTCGCGCTGCAGGACGCCGACACGCCGCTGCCCCTGGCCGTCCGCTACCAGCGCCCCGGCACCCGCGAAGTCCAGACCTACCGCATCACGCCCACTGTCGCGACCCTCGCCTTCACACTTGGCTACGACCGAAGCGACCACCTCGCCAAGCTCGGCCCCGACCTGCCCTACAGCACCGTCGTCCAGGCCATCCACCAGATGTGCGAAGAACGCCTCATCGAAGCGCCGTTCCAGATCACGTTCAACGAGATCGCCCAACGGATCGAAGACGAGCAGCGGGCCGGCGTCATCGACGACCGCCCCGAGTTTGACGACCTGGAAGCCGAGGCCGACCCCGATATCGGCCCCGACGCGGTTCGGCCCCCGGCCCAAGACACCGGCGAACTGGCCCCGCTCCAGCCGCTCGAACGCGAACCCGCGTCCGACGACCGCCCCGAGTAAGTATCCGTTTGGATCGGGCGGCTCGTATCCTCACGGCGACGCTGAGTCCGCGAAGCGTCTGGTTTCCGCCCCATATTTTCACCAGCGCACGTCCCGCGCAAGACGATATAGTTAGCGGACCCTGACCCCGGTTCACCTAAGCCGGGCTGGGGACCGTGTTTGCAGCAAGCCGCCCGGCATGGACGCCGCGGCGAGAATCATCGGCCGGTCGGGATGACCACCCGCCGCCATCGACAGGAGGTCGATCCCGCCTATGCGTCTAGCCAAGCTCACCCTCGCCGGCTTCAAGTCCTTCGCCGACAAGACCGAGATCGCCTTCGACAAGCCCGTCGTCGGCATCGTCGGGCCCAACGGCTGCGGCAAATCCAATGTCGTCGACGCCATCAAATGGGTCCTGGGCGACCAGTCGCCCAAGTCCCTACGCGGCGGGGCGATGATGGACGTCATCTTCAACGGCAGCGCCGCCCGCAAACCCAGCGGCATGGCCTCAGTCACGCTCACCTTCGAGAACCCGCTGCTGTCAGTGCTTGAAGACGAATCGCCCCAAGCCGTACCTGAGCGAAGCGAAGGTGCGGATGAAGCCGGCGAAACCCAAGAGCAAGCCGACGCCCACCCTGTCGCCACCCTCGTCTCCAACCGCACCTGCAACCGACTCCTCCAAGTCGATACCGACGAGGTCGCCGTCACCCGCCAGCTCTACCGCGACGGCACCAGCGAATACCTCATTAACAACAAGCGCGTCCGCCTCCGCGACATCAAAGAACTCTTCATGGACACGGGCATCGGCACGGACGCCTACTCCGTGATCGAGCAGGGCAAGGTCGCCCGTATGCTCGAGGCCAACCCCGCGCAGCGACGTCAGATCTTTGAAGAGGCCGCGGGCATTTCCCGCTTCAAGGCCCGCAAGAAAGAGGCCGAGCGCAAGCTCGACCGCACCGAGCAAAACCTCGCGCTCTGCCGCCAACGCCTCGAAGACACCGAACGCCGCCTCCGCTCTGTCAAAATGCAGGCCGCCCGCGCCCGCTCCTACCAAGAACACCAGTCCCGGCTCAGTGAGCTACAGCTCACGTACGCCCTCGCCGAGTACCACAAACTCGCGACCGAACTCGTCGAGGTCAACGACCAGCTCGATCAAGCCGAAGCCGACCGAGCCGCCGCAGCGCGCGAGCTCACCAAGCACGAGCAGGCCCTGTCCGACGCCGAAGTCGAGCGCGATGCCGTCGCCGGGAAGCTCAAAGACCTCGAGCAGCAGCGCATCCAGAAGCAAGGCGACAAGAGCAAGCAGGAGCAGCGCCTCCAGTTCGCCGTGTCGAACCTCGGCGATGTGAAGTCGCAGATCAAGCGAGATGCCGACCGTCTCGAAGAACTCGACGAGCAACGCCGACGCTACGCCAATGAGTTGGCACAGCTCGTAGAACAGATCGCCGGCCTCGAAAAATCAAAGTTGCAAGGCGAATCCCGCCTCGAAACCGCCCGCGAGGAAAACCAAAAACTCCAGCACGAGCTCTCGCAAGCCCAGTCCGCGCTCGAAGACGAAAAACGCGGCATCAACCAGATGCTACGCAAGGCCCAGTCGCTGCAGTCTGAGATCCGATCGCTCGACAGCTTCGAGCAAAACCTCACTACGACGCGAGAAAAGCTCGACGTCCGAAGCTCGCAGATCGCCGAACAACTCGGCCAGATGTTCGAAAGCCGCGACGCCGCGGAACAAAAACTCGGCGAAGTCGAGTCACTCCTCACACGCGAGTCGGACCAGCACACCAGCCAGAAAGACCTCTCCGGGAAGTTCGGCGAGCAGATCAACCAGCTCACCACCCGTCTCGCCGAACTCAAAGAAAAACGCTCCTCGCTCCAGTCCCGACAACACGTCCTCCAGGAGATGGAAGACAACCTCGAAGGCGTCAGCGACCCCGTCAAGGCCGTCCTCGCCCAGGCCGCCATCGACCCCCAAGGCGCGGGGGGCTCCAGTCCCGTTGAGTCTCCATTCGCCTTCATCCGCGGCATGCTCGCCGAGCTCATCGACACCGACGTCGCCCACGCCAAACTCGTCGAAGCCGCGCTCGGTGACAACCAACAAACCCTTGTCGTCGACCGCCTCGCCGATCTCTGTTCCAACACCACAGGCCGCGCCGCGATCGAAGCCCTCGCCGGCCGCGTCACGCTCCTCGCCATTGACCAGCCCCCGATCCCCGCGCTCAATGCCGACGCCGGGAAGCGCCGCGCCCAAGCGTCTGGTATCCCCGCCCCAGCACGCATCCTCGACCTTGTCCGCTACCCGTCCTGGCTCGCCCCCATCGCCTACCGTGTGCTCGGCCAAACGTACCTCGTCCAAGACCTCGACCGCGCCCTGCTCCTAAGAGCGACTCTCCCCGACGGCGCACGCTTCGTCACCAAAACCGGCGAAGTCCTCGAACCCGACGGCCGCGTCTTCGCAGGCCCCTCTACCGCCGGTGCCGTCTCGGGCCTCATCTCACGCAGATCCGAACTCGCCTCACTCCACGCCGAGCT
The sequence above is a segment of the Phycisphaeraceae bacterium D3-23 genome. Coding sequences within it:
- the smc gene encoding chromosome segregation protein SMC — translated: MRLAKLTLAGFKSFADKTEIAFDKPVVGIVGPNGCGKSNVVDAIKWVLGDQSPKSLRGGAMMDVIFNGSAARKPSGMASVTLTFENPLLSVLEDESPQAVPERSEGADEAGETQEQADAHPVATLVSNRTCNRLLQVDTDEVAVTRQLYRDGTSEYLINNKRVRLRDIKELFMDTGIGTDAYSVIEQGKVARMLEANPAQRRQIFEEAAGISRFKARKKEAERKLDRTEQNLALCRQRLEDTERRLRSVKMQAARARSYQEHQSRLSELQLTYALAEYHKLATELVEVNDQLDQAEADRAAAARELTKHEQALSDAEVERDAVAGKLKDLEQQRIQKQGDKSKQEQRLQFAVSNLGDVKSQIKRDADRLEELDEQRRRYANELAQLVEQIAGLEKSKLQGESRLETAREENQKLQHELSQAQSALEDEKRGINQMLRKAQSLQSEIRSLDSFEQNLTTTREKLDVRSSQIAEQLGQMFESRDAAEQKLGEVESLLTRESDQHTSQKDLSGKFGEQINQLTTRLAELKEKRSSLQSRQHVLQEMEDNLEGVSDPVKAVLAQAAIDPQGAGGSSPVESPFAFIRGMLAELIDTDVAHAKLVEAALGDNQQTLVVDRLADLCSNTTGRAAIEALAGRVTLLAIDQPPIPALNADAGKRRAQASGIPAPARILDLVRYPSWLAPIAYRVLGQTYLVQDLDRALLLRATLPDGARFVTKTGEVLEPDGRVFAGPSTAGAVSGLISRRSELASLHAELQELEALIASDQQTLAMLSDQAAHAEKVASDLQKSIFDLSAGRAELTSKLEGLAGQIASLEKERPALTEEAEQVYAQLREASDKRDAHRTEHDQIEADAQARQEAIALLEQAITDKRDAAEQAREQVTTLRVEASKTAEQLSAAQRSARQHEVAAADNQRQHANVEQQLAGYRQKIADLETQRDESQSLVASLDAELQGLIAQCETVTTQVAEHDASMSALREGVKTHRSAHDKLDKAVHKLEISQREHEVKTDAILDRCREQQDIDLKQRYTLTLELMRSANELDGSSTGVATSVAMAPPEPSAFIGPLTYEAHLALEQKTLRDSIQQDLQQNPDPFDIDWSATTAEIEDRKGRMARLGTVNLGAIDEENELEETQDELADQVKDIESAERQLRQLIEQINNDSRVRFEETYKEVRENFAGQNGLFRRLFGGGKADVVLQPDEDGNIDVLESGIEIMAKPPGKEPRALSQLSGGEKTMTAIALLMAIFKSRPSPYAILDEVDAALDEANVERFITIVQSFLDKSHFIIITHHKRTMQGCDALYGITMQERGVSKRVRVQFDQINGPGATGDISREALNKVAQEQEADQVSEIEDQDTTEGPTVPVSEDHQSSIISQPSSLTPETRYPDPALNADIPAPSNDAPKEPGADPVEADKPATSPGGKPSGGRAKLAAMLAGKDAVEVE